Proteins encoded within one genomic window of Streptomyces rubradiris:
- the pelF gene encoding GT4 family glycosyltransferase PelF has product MHVQHGARRPGAAHVTLLTEGTYPHSHGGVSVWCDQLVQGMPDLGFDVIAVTGTGREPVVWELPGHVHSVLSVPMWGAPPEGRPPRGRAASRLADAYERFLTALLDPGAEDRFPAALYALAQAAAEGTLSAFLRGDRAVSLLAGVWNRPGLPVREARPTLHDAVTATTLLEHALRPLAAPPPRHGVAHAVSGGVAVLPGLAGLERHQVPLLLTEHGVYLRERYLGYRTAPYRWPVKAVVLGFFRLLAEESYRRAALITPGNRYNRLWEEQGGADPRSIRTVYNGVDPAAFPPAGPEPETPTLSWAGRVDPIKDLETLIRAFALVRKEIPEARLRLFGGTPRGGESYRERCEALAADLGHADAVTFEGRVDDIKDAYAAGNVVMLSSISEGFPFTLIEAMSCGRATVSTDVGGVREAVGDTGLVVPPRDPDRMAAAALELLGDARRRRTMGEAARLRVIEQFTLRQTIDTFRSIYLELPCHARPLPEPAGRGQRLRAAAGSLAG; this is encoded by the coding sequence ATGCACGTTCAGCACGGCGCGCGCCGCCCCGGCGCGGCGCACGTCACCCTCCTCACCGAAGGCACCTACCCGCACAGCCATGGCGGCGTCAGCGTCTGGTGCGACCAGCTCGTCCAGGGCATGCCCGACCTCGGCTTCGACGTCATCGCCGTCACCGGCACCGGACGCGAACCCGTCGTATGGGAACTGCCCGGCCACGTCCACAGCGTGCTGTCGGTGCCCATGTGGGGCGCCCCGCCCGAGGGCCGCCCGCCCCGGGGCCGGGCCGCCTCCCGGCTCGCCGACGCCTACGAACGCTTCCTGACCGCGCTGCTCGACCCGGGGGCCGAGGACCGGTTCCCGGCCGCGCTGTACGCCCTGGCCCAGGCCGCAGCCGAGGGCACGCTGAGCGCCTTCCTGCGCGGCGACCGGGCCGTCTCCCTGCTCGCCGGGGTGTGGAACCGCCCCGGCCTGCCCGTCCGGGAGGCCCGGCCCACCCTGCACGACGCGGTCACCGCCACCACCCTGCTGGAACACGCCCTGCGCCCGCTCGCCGCGCCCCCGCCCCGGCACGGTGTGGCCCACGCGGTCAGCGGCGGCGTGGCCGTCCTGCCCGGCCTGGCCGGCCTGGAGCGGCACCAGGTGCCGCTGCTGCTCACCGAGCACGGCGTCTACCTGCGGGAACGTTACCTCGGCTATCGCACCGCCCCCTACCGCTGGCCGGTGAAGGCCGTCGTCCTCGGCTTCTTCCGGCTGCTGGCCGAGGAGAGCTACCGGCGGGCCGCCCTGATCACCCCCGGAAACCGCTACAACCGGCTGTGGGAGGAACAGGGCGGCGCCGACCCCCGGTCCATCCGCACCGTCTACAACGGCGTGGACCCGGCCGCCTTCCCGCCCGCCGGCCCCGAACCGGAGACACCCACCCTCAGCTGGGCCGGCCGGGTCGACCCCATCAAGGACCTGGAGACCCTCATCCGCGCCTTCGCCCTGGTCCGCAAGGAGATACCCGAGGCGCGGCTGCGCCTCTTCGGCGGCACCCCCCGCGGCGGGGAGTCGTACCGGGAACGCTGCGAGGCGCTCGCCGCCGACCTGGGCCACGCCGACGCCGTCACCTTCGAGGGCCGGGTCGACGACATCAAGGACGCCTACGCGGCCGGGAACGTGGTGATGCTCTCCAGCATCAGCGAGGGCTTCCCGTTCACCCTGATCGAGGCCATGTCCTGCGGCCGGGCCACCGTCTCCACCGACGTCGGCGGGGTCCGCGAGGCCGTCGGCGACACCGGCCTCGTCGTCCCGCCGCGCGACCCGGACCGCATGGCGGCGGCGGCACTCGAACTGCTCGGCGACGCCAGGCGCCGCCGGACCATGGGCGAGGCCGCCCGGCTGCGGGTGATCGAACAGTTCACCCTGCGCCAGACCATCGACACCTTCCGCTCCATCTACCTCGAACTGCCCTGCCACGCCCGTCCGTTGCCCGAACCCGCCGGCCGCGGGCAGCGCCTGCGGGCCGCCGCGGGGAGCCTGGCCGGATGA